The proteins below are encoded in one region of bacterium:
- a CDS encoding DinB family protein: MDAGVAAIQDHLDDVWNSLLAAVREIDDDLFQWCPGPEFNSVAILLRHLAGSERWWIGEQIGGVPAHRDRDAEFVHDSPPRAGVLRGVEEARALTRRVLSGVTAADLAAPVPAKTKRLSSPEPPSKYWALLHYLEHLGYHRGQILLLRNLGRKMAAAPARRQGGAGR, from the coding sequence ATGGACGCCGGTGTCGCGGCAATTCAGGATCACCTCGATGACGTCTGGAATTCGCTCCTCGCCGCCGTACGCGAGATCGACGACGACCTCTTCCAGTGGTGCCCCGGTCCCGAGTTCAACTCCGTCGCGATCCTGCTCCGGCACCTCGCCGGCAGCGAGCGCTGGTGGATCGGCGAGCAGATCGGCGGCGTGCCGGCGCACCGCGACCGGGACGCCGAGTTTGTCCACGACAGTCCGCCCCGCGCCGGGGTGCTGCGCGGCGTCGAGGAGGCGCGCGCGCTGACGCGGCGCGTGTTGAGCGGCGTCACCGCGGCGGATCTCGCCGCGCCGGTGCCCGCGAAGACGAAGCGGCTCTCGTCACCGGAGCCGCCGAGCAAGTACTGGGCGCTGCTGCACTACCTCGAGCATCTCGGCTACCACCGCGGCCAGATCCTGCTGCTCCGCAACCTCGGCCGCAAGATGGCCGCCGCCCCCGCGCGCCGCCAGGGCGGCGCGGGCCGCTAA